Proteins co-encoded in one Nicotiana sylvestris chromosome 7, ASM39365v2, whole genome shotgun sequence genomic window:
- the LOC104214278 gene encoding vacuolar cation/proton exchanger 3, with amino-acid sequence MSSSSAPAAETWLLENGNIKPLSKEMRHGHGRSRTAHNVSSASLRKKSDLTLVRKVPCSIVRDVLANIQEVILGTKLFVLFIAVPFAILAHYQNFGRSWVFGLSLVGLTPLAERISFLTEQIAFFTGPTVGGLLNATCGNATELIIAILALTQHKVDVVKYSLLGSILSNLLLVLGTSLFCGGIANLSKEQKYDRKQADVNSLLLLLGLLCHMLPLMFRYAGVGESVAVTAKATLLLSRVSCIVMLIAYLGYLVFQLWTHRQLFDAQAEENEDDDTVEEEEAVLGFWSAFAWLVGMTAVVALLSEYVVGTIEAASDSWGISVSFISVILLPIVGNAAEHAGAVIFAFKNKLDISLGVALGSATQIAMFVVPLSVIVAWIIGERMDLDFSLLETGSLGLAIIVTAFTLQDGTSHYIKGLVLLLCYIVIGTCFFFYNRPQNQPNGINFGSSTGGIVRV; translated from the exons ATGTCTTCATCATCAGCACCGGCAGCAGAAACATGGCTCTTAGAAAATGGAAATATTAAACCCTTAAGCAAAGAAATGAGGCACGGACATGGCCGTAGCCGAACAGCTCATAACGTGTCCTCTGCATCTCTGAGAAAAAAATCCGATCTTACCCTTGTCCGTAAAGTACCTTGCAGCATTGTTAGAGATGTTCTTGCTAATATTCAAGAGGTCATTTTAGGAACTAAACTTTTTGTGCTCTTCATTGCTGTCCCTTTTGCCATTCTTGCTCATTACCAAAACTTTGGAAGA TCATGGGTTTTTGGATTGAGTTTAGTTGGACTCACACCATTGGCTGAACGGATCAGCTTTTTGACAGA ACAAATAGCTTTCTTCACTGGTCCAACAG TTGGAGGGCTTCTAAATGCAACGTGTGGGAACGCAACGGAACTGATAATAGCAATTCTTGCTCTGACGCAACACAAAGTAGATGTTGTGAAATACTCCCTATTGGGCTCTATACTTTCAAACCTTCTTCTGGTTCTTGGCACCTCCCTCTTCTGTGGTGGCATTGCTAATCTCTCCAAGGAACAAAAATATGACAGG AAACAAGCAGATGTGAACTCACTGCTTTTGCTGTTGGGACTATTATGTCATATGCTACCATTGATGTTTCGTTATGCTGGAGTTGGAGAATCTGTTGCTGTTACAGCTAAAGCAACTCTTCTTCTATCAAGAGTCAGCTGCATTGTCATGCTCATTGCCTACCTCGGTTACCTAGTTTTCCAGTTGTGGACCCACCGCCAACTTTTTGACGCACAAGCT gaagaaaatgaagatgatgACACAGTCGAAGAAGAGGAAGCAGTGCTTGGATTCTGGAGTGCATTTGCATGGTTGGTAGGAATGACTGCAGTTGTTGCTCTATTATCTGAATATGTTGTTGGTACTATTGAG GCAGCATCAGATTCTTGGGGAATCTCAGTGAGCTTCATCAGTGTTATTTTGTTACCAATTGTTGGAAATGCTGCAGAACATGCTGGCGCTGTCATTTTTGCTTTCAAAAATAAATTG GACATTTCTTTGGGAGTTGCCCTAGGCTCAGCAACTCAAATTGCCATGTTTGTG GTTCCATTAAGTGTTATTGTCGCATGGATTATTGGTGAGAGAATGGATCTTGATTTTAGTCTTCTTGAGACTGGCTCCCTCGGTTTGGCAATAATTGTCACAGCTTTCACTTTACAG GATGGAACATCACATTATATCAAAGGATTAGTCCTCCTGCTCTGTTACATTGTCATTGGAACATGTTTTTTCTTCTACAACAGACCACAAA ACCAACCAAATGGTATCAACTTTGGCTCATCAACTGGTGGAATCGTAAGAGTTTGA